The following are encoded together in the Silurus meridionalis isolate SWU-2019-XX chromosome 2, ASM1480568v1, whole genome shotgun sequence genome:
- the hmgb2a gene encoding high mobility group protein B2a — MGKDPNKPRGKTSSYAFFVQTCREEHKKKHPDTAVNFSEFSKKCAERWKTMSPKEKSKFEDLAKTDKVRYDREMKNYVPPKGTVVKGKRQKDPNAPKRPPSAFFVFCSDHRPKVKSEYPGISIGDIAKKLGEQWSKLTAKDKSPYEQKAGKLKEKYEKDVAAYRAKGAKPDGAKKGGPGRPAAKKVEVTDDEDDDEEDDDEEDEDDDDDDDE, encoded by the exons atgggGAAGGATCCGAACAAGCCGCGGGGGAAGACCTCGTCCTACGCCTTCTTTGTGCAGACGTGCCGCGAGGAGCACAAGAAGAAGCACCCGGACACTGCGGTCAACTTCTCCGAGTTCTCCAAGAAGTGCGCCGAGAGATGGAAG ACCATGTCCCCTAAGGAGAAATCAAAGTTTGAGGATCTGGCCAAGACCGACAAGGTACGATACGATCGCGAGATGAAAAACTACGTGCCACCGAAAGGCACCGTCGTAAAAGGCAAGAGGCAGAAGGACCCGAACGCACCCAAGAGACCACC ATCCGCGTTTTTCGTCTTCTGCTCTGATCACCGGCCAAAGGTGAAAAGCGAGTACCCCGGCATCTCAATCGGCGACATCGCGAAGAAGCTGGGCGAGCAGTGGTCCAAACTGACAGCCAAGGATAAATCGCCGTATGAGCAGAAGGCCgggaaactgaaggagaaatATGAGAAG GATGTTGCCGCATACCGCGCCAAGGGAGCAAAGCCGGACGGTGCGAAGAAAGGTGGACCAGGGCGGCCAGCAGCCAAGAAGGTCGAAGTCACGGACGATGAGGACGACGATGAAGAGGACGACGACGAGGAGGACGAagacgacgatgatgatgacgacgagTAA